Proteins from one Hydrogenophaga sp. SL48 genomic window:
- a CDS encoding efflux RND transporter permease subunit, translated as MSHPNHTSPPEKLGFSGSVARAFQANAITPLLALVALLLGLFAVLVTPREEEPQINVTMANVIIPFPGASSADVEKMVAAPAEHVLSQIQGIEHSYSVARPGVAVLTVQFKVGVPRTEALVRLYDVLNANQDWLPQGLGVLTPIVKPKGIDDVPVLAATLWTKDAQSAHDLERVAHAVETELKRVPGTREVVTIGGPGRAVHVWLEPNKLRERGVSVQALQGAIASANFGLPSGSVINPNPAKGEPGMLSVETGEFLQNAQDVGDIVVGVNNGRPIYLREVARVEAGAQLPQRYVWFTPGAADAAHPGQQGQNHPAVTITVTKKSGENAVDVAAGARERLDNLKNTVIPDDVQVSITRDYGETAAAKANKLIQKLIFATGSVIILVGLALGRREAIIVGAAVILTLTATLFASWAWGFTLNRVSLFALIFSIGILVDDAIVVVENIHRHRMLTPDVPLSVIIPRAVDEVGGPTILATFTVIAALLPMAFVSGLMGPYMSPIPINASMGMAISLAIAFTVTPWLALKLTKTGEGHAAHGPGKITRTLQNVFTRTLTPLLQSAKKRWLLAAGIGGALLLSVSLALVPNSFLGVVLKMLPFDNKSEYQVVVDMPAGTPLEGTTAALQAMTAWLATQPEVANVQGYAGTASPITFNGLVRQYYLRAEAEGGDLQVNLVDAHARSEQSHAIAQRHRPELEKIAAEHGARIKVVEVPPGPPVMSPIVAEVYGPDQEGRAELAQRVAQAYKKTPDIVGVDTSLKEPAPRAFLRIQRQRAESLGIPVQVIAQTVYAALSGSDAAYLHDGHAKFAVPVRLQLPLDQQVGLDALLALPMKAANGAMVPLSELVTVERGVIDQPRYTKDMLPVTYVFGDMAGSLDSPLYGLFGIRSSMKEAALPNTGELGEYWISQPKDPYRQYAVKWDGEWQITYETFRDMGAAYGVGLILIYLLVVAQFKSYLTPLIIMAPIPLTIIGVMPGHALLNAQYTATSMIGMIALAGIIVRNSILLVDFIELETRRGVPFAEAVVQSAAVRAQPIALTGLAAMMGAFFILDDPIFNGLAISLIFGIAVSTLLTLVVIPVLYYATYKNDPLRRFGSSP; from the coding sequence CCCCGGCGTCGCGGTGCTGACGGTGCAATTCAAGGTCGGCGTGCCGCGCACCGAGGCGCTGGTGCGCCTGTACGACGTGCTCAACGCCAACCAGGACTGGCTGCCGCAGGGCCTGGGCGTGTTGACGCCGATCGTCAAGCCCAAGGGCATCGACGACGTGCCCGTGCTGGCCGCCACGCTGTGGACGAAAGACGCGCAGAGCGCCCACGACCTGGAGCGCGTCGCGCACGCGGTCGAGACCGAGCTCAAGCGCGTGCCCGGCACCCGCGAGGTGGTGACCATCGGCGGCCCTGGCCGCGCGGTGCACGTGTGGCTGGAGCCGAACAAGCTGCGCGAGCGCGGCGTGAGCGTGCAGGCGCTGCAGGGCGCGATCGCCTCGGCCAACTTTGGCCTCCCTTCGGGCTCGGTGATCAACCCCAACCCCGCCAAGGGCGAGCCCGGCATGCTGTCGGTCGAGACCGGCGAGTTCCTGCAGAACGCGCAGGACGTGGGCGACATCGTGGTCGGCGTGAACAACGGCCGCCCCATCTACCTGCGTGAGGTGGCGCGGGTGGAGGCCGGTGCCCAGCTGCCCCAACGTTATGTGTGGTTCACCCCCGGCGCAGCCGACGCTGCGCACCCCGGGCAACAAGGCCAGAACCACCCGGCCGTGACCATCACCGTCACCAAGAAGTCCGGTGAAAACGCGGTGGACGTGGCCGCCGGTGCGCGCGAGCGGCTGGACAACCTCAAGAACACGGTGATTCCCGACGACGTGCAGGTCAGCATCACGCGCGACTACGGCGAAACGGCGGCGGCCAAGGCCAACAAGCTGATCCAGAAGCTCATCTTCGCCACCGGCAGCGTGATCATCCTGGTGGGGCTGGCGCTGGGCCGGCGCGAGGCCATCATCGTCGGCGCGGCCGTGATCCTCACGCTCACCGCGACGCTGTTCGCCAGCTGGGCCTGGGGCTTCACGCTGAACCGGGTGTCGCTGTTCGCGCTGATCTTCTCCATCGGCATCCTGGTGGACGACGCCATCGTGGTGGTGGAGAACATCCACCGCCACCGCATGCTCACGCCCGACGTGCCGCTGTCGGTGATCATCCCGCGCGCGGTCGATGAAGTGGGCGGCCCCACCATCCTCGCCACCTTCACCGTCATCGCGGCGCTGCTGCCCATGGCGTTTGTGAGCGGCCTGATGGGCCCCTACATGAGCCCGATCCCGATCAACGCCAGCATGGGCATGGCGATTTCGCTCGCCATCGCGTTCACCGTCACGCCCTGGCTCGCGCTCAAGCTCACAAAGACCGGCGAAGGCCACGCCGCGCACGGCCCCGGCAAGATCACACGCACGCTGCAGAACGTCTTCACCCGCACGCTCACGCCGCTGCTGCAGAGCGCCAAGAAGCGCTGGCTGCTGGCGGCCGGCATTGGCGGCGCGCTGCTGCTCTCGGTGAGCCTGGCGCTGGTGCCCAATTCGTTCCTGGGCGTGGTGCTCAAGATGCTGCCCTTCGACAACAAGAGCGAGTACCAGGTGGTGGTGGACATGCCCGCCGGCACGCCGCTGGAAGGCACGACCGCCGCGCTGCAGGCCATGACCGCCTGGCTCGCCACGCAACCCGAGGTGGCCAACGTGCAGGGTTACGCCGGCACCGCGAGCCCGATCACCTTCAACGGGCTGGTGCGCCAGTACTACCTGCGTGCCGAAGCCGAGGGGGGCGACCTGCAGGTCAACCTGGTGGACGCGCACGCGCGCAGCGAACAAAGCCACGCCATCGCGCAGCGCCACCGGCCCGAGCTGGAAAAGATCGCCGCCGAACACGGCGCCCGGATCAAGGTGGTCGAAGTGCCGCCCGGCCCGCCGGTGATGTCGCCCATCGTGGCCGAGGTCTATGGCCCCGACCAGGAAGGCCGCGCCGAACTCGCCCAGCGTGTCGCCCAGGCCTACAAGAAGACGCCCGACATCGTGGGCGTGGACACCTCGCTCAAAGAGCCCGCGCCGCGCGCCTTCCTGCGCATCCAGCGCCAGCGCGCCGAGTCGCTCGGCATCCCGGTGCAGGTGATCGCGCAGACCGTCTACGCCGCGCTCTCGGGCTCGGACGCCGCCTACCTGCACGACGGTCACGCCAAGTTCGCCGTGCCGGTGCGCCTGCAGCTGCCGCTGGACCAGCAGGTCGGTCTGGACGCGCTGCTCGCGCTGCCCATGAAGGCGGCGAACGGCGCCATGGTGCCGCTGTCCGAGCTGGTGACGGTGGAGCGCGGCGTGATCGACCAGCCGCGTTACACCAAAGACATGTTGCCCGTGACCTACGTGTTCGGCGACATGGCCGGCTCGCTCGACTCGCCGCTGTACGGCCTGTTCGGCATCCGCTCGTCGATGAAAGAGGCCGCGCTGCCCAACACCGGCGAACTCGGCGAGTACTGGATCAGCCAGCCGAAGGACCCGTACCGCCAGTACGCGGTGAAGTGGGACGGCGAATGGCAGATCACCTACGAGACCTTCCGCGACATGGGCGCGGCCTACGGCGTCGGCCTGATCCTGATCTACCTGCTGGTGGTGGCGCAGTTCAAGAGCTACCTCACGCCGCTGATCATCATGGCGCCGATCCCGCTGACCATCATCGGCGTCATGCCGGGCCACGCGTTGCTCAACGCGCAGTACACCGCGACCAGCATGATCGGCATGATCGCGCTGGCCGGCATCATCGTGCGCAACTCCATCCTGCTGGTGGACTTCATCGAGCTCGAAACCCGGCGCGGCGTGCCCTTTGCTGAGGCCGTGGTGCAGTCCGCCGCGGTGCGGGCGCAGCCGATCGCGCTGACCGGCCTGGCCGCCATGATGGGCGCCTTCTTCATCCTCGACGACCCGATCTTCAACGGCCTCGCGATCTCGCTGATCTTCGGCATCGCCGTGTCCACGCTGCTCACGCTGGTCGTGATCCCGGTTCTGTACTACGCCACTTACAAAAATGACCCCCTGCGCCGCTTCGGTTCTTCCCCCTGA
- a CDS encoding YgaP family membrane protein, with protein sequence MTVERYIRIMAGTVVLISLALGYHGSPIFVSEWFLALTAFAGFNLAQSGITGFCPPAILFKKLGVPEGGSACGTGKCG encoded by the coding sequence ATGACCGTCGAACGTTACATCCGCATCATGGCGGGCACAGTCGTCCTGATCTCGCTGGCCCTGGGTTACCACGGCAGCCCCATCTTCGTCAGCGAGTGGTTCCTCGCGCTGACCGCCTTCGCCGGCTTCAACCTGGCCCAGTCCGGCATCACCGGCTTCTGCCCGCCCGCCATCCTGTTCAAGAAGCTGGGTGTGCCCGAAGGGGGGTCGGCCTGCGGCACGGGAAAATGCGGCTGA
- a CDS encoding SLAC1 anion channel family protein: MSSPTPLKFLMPGWFSLVMGLCGLSLAWHRAQPVLGDMANGIALVTGVLALGVFGVLLVASLLRASRYPAALADDLKHPVRHAFVAAFPVSLLLLATVGVALGGAEGGLSLFWRAIWWAGSLGQFWATVWVLGRWLSPIVTAPGQGPGNTGLWPAVTPVLLIPVVGNVIAPLAGLPLGYTGWASAQFGIGAFLWPVVIALILVRRIAHSPLPDRLLPAWFIVVAPPAVIGLVLAQMQAPLVAVQALWGLALFFVLWVLPVLKRAIAQPFGVAFWALSFPLAAFTTLTLRLVELQGATGGALQMAGVLLLAATSMVVLWLGFATVKGLRDSSLLAPEPVANIVVG; encoded by the coding sequence ATGTCCAGCCCCACCCCGTTGAAATTCCTCATGCCCGGCTGGTTCTCGCTGGTCATGGGCCTGTGTGGTCTGTCGCTGGCCTGGCACCGTGCGCAGCCTGTGTTGGGCGACATGGCCAACGGCATCGCGCTGGTGACCGGGGTGCTGGCGCTGGGGGTGTTCGGGGTGCTGCTCGTGGCCTCGCTGCTGCGCGCCTCGCGCTACCCCGCCGCGCTGGCCGACGACCTGAAGCACCCGGTGCGCCACGCCTTCGTCGCGGCCTTCCCGGTGTCGCTGCTGCTGCTAGCCACGGTGGGTGTGGCGCTCGGCGGTGCCGAGGGCGGCCTGTCCCTGTTCTGGCGCGCCATCTGGTGGGCCGGCAGCCTGGGCCAGTTCTGGGCCACGGTCTGGGTGCTGGGCCGCTGGCTCTCGCCCATCGTCACCGCGCCGGGCCAGGGGCCGGGCAACACGGGGCTGTGGCCGGCGGTCACGCCGGTGCTGCTGATCCCGGTGGTGGGCAACGTGATCGCGCCGCTGGCGGGCCTGCCGCTGGGGTACACCGGCTGGGCCTCGGCGCAGTTCGGCATCGGTGCCTTTCTCTGGCCGGTGGTGATCGCGCTGATTCTGGTGCGCCGCATCGCTCACAGCCCCTTGCCTGACCGCCTCCTGCCCGCCTGGTTCATCGTCGTGGCGCCACCCGCCGTGATCGGCCTCGTGCTCGCGCAGATGCAGGCGCCGCTGGTCGCGGTGCAGGCACTGTGGGGCCTGGCGCTGTTCTTCGTGCTCTGGGTGCTGCCGGTGCTCAAGCGCGCCATTGCCCAGCCTTTCGGCGTCGCGTTCTGGGCACTGTCGTTCCCGCTCGCGGCCTTCACCACGCTCACGCTGCGCCTGGTGGAGCTGCAGGGGGCCACGGGCGGCGCGCTGCAGATGGCCGGCGTGCTGCTGCTCGCCGCCACCTCCATGGTCGTGCTCTGGCTCGGCTTCGCCACCGTGAAGGGCCTGCGTGACAGCTCGCTGCTGGCGCCCGAGCCCGTGGCGAACATCGTGGTGGGTTGA
- a CDS encoding sulfite exporter TauE/SafE family protein, which produces MDFLTSAPLLAVAAFAAGVLNAIAGGGSFLTFPALVFAGVPPITANATSALAVSPGYFGSTLGFKPELRALPRERLLREMLICAVGGVAGALLLLVTPARLFSGIVPWLLLFATVLFAAGPAIARRAQAAAPHGQASVRWREPALLAVAVYGGYFNGGLGILLMALYTVAGESRLNVVNALKNLNSLVLSWLSVAAFVIAGAIAWQPGLLMMVAATAGGFMGARWSKRLPVAWVRSGVIVTGLVMSAVFFYRMG; this is translated from the coding sequence ATGGACTTCCTCACCTCCGCTCCCTTGCTCGCGGTCGCCGCTTTCGCCGCCGGTGTGCTCAACGCCATCGCGGGCGGCGGCAGCTTTCTCACCTTTCCCGCGCTCGTGTTCGCGGGCGTGCCGCCCATCACGGCCAACGCCACCAGCGCGCTCGCGGTGAGCCCGGGCTACTTCGGCAGCACGCTGGGTTTCAAGCCCGAGCTGCGCGCGCTGCCGCGCGAGCGCCTGCTGCGCGAGATGCTGATCTGCGCCGTGGGCGGCGTGGCGGGCGCGCTGTTGTTGCTGGTCACGCCCGCGCGCCTGTTCTCGGGCATCGTGCCCTGGCTGCTGCTGTTCGCGACCGTGCTCTTCGCCGCCGGGCCGGCCATCGCGCGTCGCGCGCAGGCCGCGGCGCCCCACGGCCAGGCCTCGGTTCGCTGGCGCGAGCCCGCGTTGCTCGCGGTCGCGGTCTATGGCGGTTATTTCAACGGCGGTCTGGGCATCCTGCTCATGGCGCTGTACACCGTGGCCGGCGAGTCGCGGCTCAACGTGGTCAACGCGCTGAAGAACCTCAACTCGCTGGTGCTGTCCTGGCTGTCGGTCGCGGCCTTCGTGATCGCCGGGGCCATCGCCTGGCAACCCGGGCTGCTGATGATGGTGGCCGCCACGGCGGGCGGCTTCATGGGCGCGCGCTGGTCGAAGCGCCTGCCCGTGGCCTGGGTGCGCAGCGGCGTGATCGTCACCGGGCTGGTGATGAGCGCGGTGTTCTTTTACAGGATGGGGTAG
- a CDS encoding exopolysaccharide biosynthesis protein: MSKARAQHLRRAAGEPGAACERLSLNALLRLNGEGSGPVLMLLLALLSSLPVAGAGGLFSLGLLALAWAWLRGRETVTMPQRLGDITLNETWSRRSLHGLAWIYEQAERWLRPRWQACCHSSTRVWWGLWIAVMAVVIFLPLPLGNVLPSLSLILLSLGWMFRDGLAMLLSAATGVGALGYVVSFGHLAFAAWQHAGAWLGL; the protein is encoded by the coding sequence GTGAGCAAGGCGCGCGCCCAGCACCTGCGCCGGGCCGCTGGCGAACCGGGTGCCGCGTGTGAGCGCCTGAGCCTGAACGCATTGCTGCGCCTCAATGGCGAGGGCTCGGGTCCGGTGCTGATGCTGCTGCTGGCCCTGCTCTCGTCGCTGCCGGTGGCGGGCGCGGGCGGCCTGTTCAGCCTAGGCCTGCTGGCGCTGGCCTGGGCCTGGCTGCGCGGTCGCGAGACAGTGACCATGCCGCAGCGGCTGGGCGACATCACCCTGAATGAAACCTGGAGCCGGCGCAGCCTGCACGGCCTGGCCTGGATCTACGAGCAGGCCGAGCGCTGGCTGCGCCCGCGCTGGCAGGCCTGCTGCCATTCGAGCACGCGGGTCTGGTGGGGCCTGTGGATCGCTGTGATGGCGGTGGTGATCTTCCTGCCGCTGCCCCTGGGCAATGTCCTGCCCAGCCTGAGCCTGATCCTGCTGAGCCTGGGCTGGATGTTCCGCGACGGCCTGGCCATGCTGCTCTCGGCGGCCACCGGCGTGGGCGCCCTGGGCTACGTGGTCTCGTTCGGCCACCTGGCCTTTGCCGCATGGCAGCACGCCGGCGCCTGGCTCGGTCTTTGA
- a CDS encoding tellurite resistance TerB family protein — MRSYPINSPEAAARLLAMALVADGQYSMNEIKTIDRLQASQRLGLAPEAIKAVIDGFCEDLLQGAGVQWTGSAGMDEPTRAQLLAEVQDPALQETVWHLCEAVALSDGHLADGEVELLDRMAFAWRHPAMAMASAPAL; from the coding sequence ATGCGAAGTTACCCGATCAACAGCCCCGAAGCCGCCGCGCGCCTGCTGGCGATGGCGCTGGTGGCCGACGGCCAGTATTCGATGAACGAGATCAAGACCATCGACCGGCTGCAAGCCTCGCAGCGCCTGGGCCTGGCGCCCGAGGCGATCAAGGCGGTGATCGACGGCTTCTGCGAAGACCTGTTGCAGGGCGCCGGCGTGCAGTGGACCGGCTCGGCCGGCATGGACGAGCCCACCCGCGCGCAACTGCTGGCCGAGGTGCAAGACCCCGCGCTGCAGGAAACCGTGTGGCACCTGTGCGAAGCCGTCGCGCTGTCCGACGGGCACCTGGCCGACGGCGAGGTGGAACTGCTCGACCGCATGGCCTTCGCCTGGCGCCACCCGGCCATGGCGATGGCCAGTGCTCCGGCGCTGTGA
- a CDS encoding Bax inhibitor-1/YccA family protein: METVRRPSSIASRPSLGVDRPQAAKVLRNTYALLSLTMLFAAGIAALAVAGSWPAPGLVITLVGYFGLLFAVHKLQNSGWALPAVFALTGFMGYTLGPLLTHTLALPGGAGTITAALGATGATFLALSAYVLTTRRDFSFMGGFLFAGMVIAIVLGIAAYAFSIPAMGMAVSALVALLSVGLILFETSRIVNGGETNYVLATVGLFVSAFNLFTSLLSLFGMNND; encoded by the coding sequence ATGGAAACCGTTCGCCGCCCTTCTTCCATCGCGTCCCGCCCCTCGCTGGGCGTGGACCGCCCGCAGGCCGCCAAGGTCCTGCGCAACACCTACGCCCTGCTCTCGCTGACGATGCTGTTCGCGGCCGGCATCGCCGCGCTGGCGGTGGCCGGCAGCTGGCCCGCGCCCGGGCTGGTGATCACGCTGGTGGGTTACTTCGGCCTGCTGTTCGCGGTGCACAAGCTGCAGAACAGCGGCTGGGCCCTGCCCGCCGTGTTCGCCCTCACCGGCTTCATGGGCTACACGCTTGGGCCCCTGCTCACGCACACCCTGGCCCTGCCCGGCGGTGCCGGCACGATCACGGCCGCGCTGGGCGCCACCGGCGCGACCTTCCTCGCGCTCTCGGCCTACGTGCTGACCACGCGCCGCGACTTCAGCTTCATGGGCGGCTTCCTGTTCGCCGGCATGGTGATCGCCATCGTGCTGGGCATCGCGGCCTACGCTTTCTCGATCCCTGCGATGGGGATGGCCGTGTCCGCCCTGGTGGCGCTGCTGTCGGTGGGCCTGATCCTGTTCGAGACCAGCCGCATCGTGAACGGCGGCGAGACCAACTACGTGCTCGCGACCGTGGGCCTGTTTGTCTCGGCCTTCAACCTGTTCACGAGCTTGCTGAGCCTGTTTGGCATGAACAACGACTGA
- a CDS encoding LysR family transcriptional regulator: MNQELNYKHLYYFWVTAKEGGMSHAAARLGMAVQTISAQVRLLEQSLGHALFKPAGRGLALTDAGQAALQVAEQIFHLGEHLHTAVRDATSQSTVRLVVGISDGLAKLAVRELLAPALEEPRLRLVCHEDDFDDLLADLALHRLDVVLSDRPAPANPNLKLYSHAMGSSPLGWYAPQAWLEQAGTDFPHSLARVPVLLPSSHASVRMRIDQWFEQQGVVPNVVGEFEDSALLATFGSSGMGVFPATERMREKLSQGYGMQWFGPCEGVQEHFFAIGTARKVQHPLVQKLLAAG; the protein is encoded by the coding sequence ATGAACCAGGAACTCAACTACAAGCACCTCTACTACTTCTGGGTCACGGCCAAGGAGGGCGGCATGTCGCACGCCGCGGCGCGGCTGGGCATGGCGGTGCAGACCATCAGCGCGCAGGTGCGCTTGCTGGAGCAGTCGCTGGGCCACGCGCTGTTCAAGCCCGCCGGGCGCGGCCTCGCGCTCACCGACGCCGGCCAGGCAGCGCTGCAGGTGGCCGAGCAGATCTTTCACCTCGGCGAGCACCTGCACACCGCCGTGCGCGACGCCACCAGCCAGAGCACGGTGCGGCTCGTGGTCGGCATCTCCGACGGTCTCGCCAAGCTGGCGGTGCGCGAGCTGCTCGCGCCCGCGCTCGAAGAACCGCGCCTGCGCCTGGTGTGCCACGAAGACGACTTCGACGACCTGCTCGCCGACCTCGCGCTGCACCGCCTCGACGTGGTGCTCTCCGACCGGCCCGCGCCCGCCAACCCCAACCTCAAGCTCTACAGCCACGCCATGGGCTCTTCGCCGCTGGGCTGGTACGCGCCGCAGGCCTGGCTGGAACAGGCCGGCACCGATTTCCCCCACAGCCTGGCCCGCGTGCCGGTGCTTCTGCCGAGTTCACACGCGTCGGTGCGCATGCGCATCGACCAGTGGTTCGAGCAGCAGGGCGTGGTGCCCAACGTGGTGGGCGAGTTCGAAGACAGCGCGCTGCTCGCGACCTTCGGCTCCTCGGGCATGGGCGTGTTCCCGGCGACCGAGCGCATGCGCGAAAAGCTCTCGCAGGGCTATGGCATGCAATGGTTCGGCCCCTGCGAGGGCGTGCAGGAACACTTCTTCGCCATCGGCACCGCGCGCAAGGTGCAGCACCCGCTGGTGCAGAAGTTGCTCGCGGCCGGCTGA
- a CDS encoding TIGR04222 domain-containing membrane protein: protein MTDSLPHTATDGIARDALWQRLANWSPDAPGDVPLHPRLAQDNGWTAAHTRRVIEEYRRFLWLAVRHRGEVCPSDAVDEAWHAHLLHSRHYFDHFCPNVLGRTLHHFPNMGGAAHHHLHRQRYADTLRRYAEAFGDAPPPDIWPGVEARFAARARRVNTATHWVLPRPRWPAHGLPPSLRGLMVLLALPALLFSGCVPVTLHPDWSGERFLAIYGLCFAAWVVLGVVLVLRAPGGSPRASARPEPLDALELAYLAGGSARSVHASLARLLQQGHLALQASSGTWRTTTQPPANAHPLEQTLHAQIAQGLQPGAGLGLFEARRELDTLHQRLLDRGLVHAPGRDQRRHQWRDRLYFYGWLGLLVWGGLRFVHGVQHGHPVVFLFFLLLLALVSIATFRKRLPHRLTREGQAAVQNARSRLRRRDALGLKDAQMPLALALLGTGVLAANLQPLKEALVQTGGKDTGGSGCGASGGGSDGGGGDGGGCGGCGGGGGD, encoded by the coding sequence ATGACAGACAGCCTTCCCCACACCGCCACCGACGGCATCGCCAGAGACGCGCTCTGGCAACGGCTGGCGAACTGGTCACCCGACGCTCCCGGCGACGTGCCGCTGCACCCGCGACTGGCGCAGGACAACGGCTGGACGGCGGCCCACACCCGGCGGGTGATCGAGGAATACCGCCGATTCCTCTGGCTGGCGGTGCGGCACCGGGGCGAGGTCTGCCCCAGCGATGCGGTGGACGAGGCCTGGCACGCGCACCTGCTGCACAGCCGCCACTACTTCGACCACTTCTGCCCGAACGTGCTCGGGCGCACGCTGCACCACTTTCCGAACATGGGCGGCGCAGCCCACCACCACCTTCACCGCCAGCGCTATGCCGACACGCTGCGGCGCTACGCCGAGGCGTTTGGTGACGCGCCGCCGCCCGACATCTGGCCCGGCGTCGAGGCGCGGTTTGCGGCCCGCGCCCGGCGGGTGAACACGGCGACGCACTGGGTGTTGCCCAGACCGCGCTGGCCCGCTCACGGCCTGCCACCCTCGCTGCGCGGGCTGATGGTGCTGCTGGCCCTGCCGGCGCTGCTGTTCAGCGGCTGCGTGCCCGTCACCCTCCACCCGGACTGGAGCGGCGAGCGGTTTCTCGCGATCTACGGTTTGTGCTTCGCGGCGTGGGTGGTGCTGGGTGTGGTGCTGGTGCTGCGCGCGCCCGGCGGATCGCCCCGGGCCAGTGCGCGCCCCGAGCCGCTGGATGCGCTGGAGCTGGCCTACCTCGCCGGGGGCAGCGCGCGCAGCGTGCACGCCAGCCTGGCGCGGCTGCTGCAACAAGGCCACCTGGCCCTGCAGGCCTCCAGCGGCACCTGGCGCACCACCACCCAGCCACCCGCCAACGCCCACCCGCTGGAACAGACCCTGCATGCACAGATCGCCCAGGGCCTGCAGCCCGGCGCGGGGCTCGGCCTGTTCGAGGCACGGCGCGAGCTGGACACCCTGCACCAGCGCTTGCTCGACCGGGGCCTGGTGCACGCGCCCGGGCGCGACCAGCGCCGCCACCAATGGCGCGACCGCCTCTATTTCTACGGCTGGCTCGGCCTGCTGGTCTGGGGCGGCCTTCGTTTCGTGCACGGCGTGCAGCACGGGCACCCGGTGGTCTTTCTGTTCTTCCTCCTGTTGCTGGCACTGGTGTCGATCGCCACCTTCAGGAAGCGGTTGCCCCACCGGCTGACACGGGAGGGCCAGGCCGCTGTGCAGAACGCCCGATCGCGCTTGCGGCGACGCGATGCGCTGGGCCTCAAGGATGCGCAGATGCCCCTCGCGCTGGCGCTGCTGGGCACCGGTGTGCTCGCCGCCAACCTGCAGCCCCTGAAAGAAGCCCTGGTTCAGACGGGCGGCAAAGACACGGGCGGCAGCGGCTGCGGGGCGTCCGGCGGCGGCTCAGATGGAGGGGGCGGCGACGGCGGCGGATGCGGTGGATGCGGCGGCGGGGGTGGCGATTGA
- a CDS encoding heme-dependent oxidative N-demethylase subunit alpha family protein, giving the protein MSVLTPAPLVPWAVSSPFRMRPGLARLTAAHGAPEAPPPLFVCDAQADAYAAHKRASLQQHRARCQIGEADPAVLRAIAEAHERQTGTVIAPDADALAQGLQEDFVILHDDTGGMRTRFLSVCFPSNWAPAEKLGLDFAAIHAPVADNALLQAGGQGIVDMAFRQASMLRHVWLLTPNGDLAQHPETRRTRWADAVAQADAMGQRLIDQVFFRVERQTTLPLPALRRGVFFIRVMVCPLAEVLGVARGRAAELREALLSMSDAVVAYRGMAAVRERLCAEL; this is encoded by the coding sequence ATGAGCGTCCTGACCCCCGCACCCCTGGTCCCCTGGGCCGTGAGCAGCCCGTTTCGCATGCGCCCGGGTCTCGCGCGGCTGACCGCTGCGCACGGTGCGCCCGAGGCACCTCCGCCGCTGTTCGTGTGCGATGCGCAGGCCGACGCCTACGCCGCGCACAAGCGCGCCTCGCTGCAGCAGCACCGCGCGCGGTGCCAGATCGGCGAGGCCGACCCGGCCGTGTTGCGGGCCATCGCCGAGGCGCATGAGCGGCAGACCGGCACCGTGATCGCACCCGACGCCGACGCGCTGGCGCAGGGCCTGCAGGAAGACTTCGTCATCCTCCACGATGACACCGGTGGCATGCGCACGCGCTTCCTCTCGGTGTGCTTCCCCTCCAACTGGGCGCCCGCTGAAAAGCTGGGCCTCGATTTCGCCGCCATCCACGCGCCGGTCGCCGACAACGCGTTGCTGCAGGCCGGCGGCCAGGGCATCGTCGACATGGCCTTTCGCCAGGCCAGCATGCTGCGCCACGTCTGGCTGCTCACACCCAACGGCGATCTGGCCCAGCACCCCGAGACCCGCCGAACGCGCTGGGCCGACGCGGTGGCGCAGGCCGATGCCATGGGACAGCGGCTGATCGATCAGGTGTTTTTTCGCGTCGAGCGCCAGACCACGCTGCCGCTGCCCGCGCTGCGGCGCGGCGTGTTCTTCATCCGCGTGATGGTGTGCCCGCTTGCCGAGGTGCTGGGCGTGGCGCGTGGGCGTGCGGCCGAGCTGCGCGAAGCGCTGCTGTCGATGAGCGACGCCGTGGTGGCCTACCGGGGCATGGCGGCGGTGCGCGAGCGGCTGTGCGCGGAGCTGTGA
- a CDS encoding YegP family protein: MAGSYELGSNDKGQFSFVLKADNGEVVLRSEQYATKASAENGIQSVQANCGDDARYDRKVASDGRFYFNLKAANHQVIGTSQMYQAEAGRDAGIGSVKTNGVTTVVKAV, from the coding sequence ATGGCAGGCAGCTACGAACTGGGTTCCAACGACAAGGGTCAGTTTTCCTTTGTCCTGAAAGCGGACAACGGCGAGGTGGTGCTGCGCAGTGAGCAGTACGCCACCAAGGCCTCGGCGGAGAACGGCATCCAGTCGGTGCAGGCCAACTGCGGCGACGACGCGCGCTACGACCGCAAGGTCGCTTCCGACGGGCGCTTTTACTTCAACCTCAAGGCCGCCAACCACCAGGTGATCGGCACCAGCCAGATGTACCAGGCCGAGGCGGGCCGCGACGCGGGCATCGGGTCGGTGAAAACCAACGGTGTGACGACGGTGGTGAAGGCGGTCTGA